One window of Blastocatellia bacterium genomic DNA carries:
- a CDS encoding oligopeptide transporter, OPT family has translation MSTEIVDTPKVGANEFPDIVGAKPENPYLAAFRPYIPSSVTLRELTLLPIIVGTLLGIVFGASSLYLVLKTGLTVSASIPVAVISITLFRALSKFGMRDATILENNIVQTAGSAGESIAFGVGVTMPAIMILGFDLEITRVMLVAVLGGLLGILMMIPLRRALIVQQHGLLKYPEGTACAEVLKAGASEESRAAAHSDAGAKVEDVRALPIFTGLGIGFFYYAAYAAFKVWKDTPRKIFGGAFNGGSIAAEINPALLGVGYIIGPRIASIMCAGGVLAYLVLIPAIKFFGSALTTALPPGRVPISEMDPDAIRGAYVLYIGAGAVAAGGIISMMRSLPTIWHGLKGGLSDLRGGQAARAGLVRTDQDLSMKFVLGGIFVLLAMIVGFPQLGLHWNLLGAILIVAFGFLFVTVSSRLTGEIGSSSNPISGMTVATLLLTCLIFLLVGWTGSIYYVTALSIGGIVCIAASNGGTTSQDLKTGFLVGATPRHQQTAILIGALASALVLGPILLTLNEAGTVYVPLANNPEIAFPADFRVDPAQLQMENGQPKTERLQGSQGVDDQTNYRVWYRADSDEANAQKYLVNDQGVPVYMADPAINGTHKVRPDGTTVTKFDAPKATLMSYIIKGILNHKLPWGLVLLGVMIAIVLEMSGIPSLAFAVGVYLPLSSSSPIFIGGLIRWLVDKYVRKKFAKHDLTEDQLVAEGDKSPGVLMASGYIAGAALAGIIYAFLNGLPSLGPFNKAVEDWAGQSNPFYGGANADLLSLIPFVIICVLLYLAGREVILAGKKRGART, from the coding sequence ATGTCGACTGAAATCGTGGATACCCCGAAGGTAGGCGCCAACGAGTTCCCGGATATTGTCGGGGCGAAGCCTGAGAATCCCTATCTCGCGGCGTTCCGCCCTTATATTCCGTCGTCGGTGACGCTGCGCGAGTTGACGCTATTGCCGATCATCGTCGGCACACTCCTCGGCATTGTCTTCGGCGCTTCGTCGCTCTACCTGGTATTGAAGACCGGCTTGACCGTCAGCGCCTCGATTCCGGTCGCTGTCATTTCGATCACGCTCTTTCGGGCGCTGTCGAAATTCGGCATGCGGGACGCGACGATCCTTGAGAACAATATTGTGCAGACCGCCGGGTCGGCAGGCGAAAGCATTGCCTTCGGCGTTGGCGTCACCATGCCGGCGATCATGATTTTGGGCTTCGACCTTGAAATCACGCGCGTGATGCTGGTCGCCGTGCTCGGCGGGTTGCTCGGCATCTTGATGATGATCCCGCTGCGCCGGGCGCTGATCGTGCAACAGCATGGGTTATTGAAATACCCCGAAGGCACGGCCTGTGCCGAAGTGCTGAAGGCCGGCGCTTCGGAAGAATCGCGCGCCGCGGCGCACTCGGATGCCGGGGCGAAGGTCGAGGATGTTCGCGCCTTGCCGATCTTCACTGGGCTGGGCATCGGCTTCTTCTATTATGCGGCCTACGCCGCGTTCAAAGTCTGGAAGGATACGCCGCGCAAGATTTTCGGCGGCGCGTTCAACGGCGGCTCGATTGCGGCAGAGATCAACCCGGCGCTCTTAGGCGTCGGTTACATCATCGGCCCGCGCATCGCTTCGATCATGTGCGCCGGCGGCGTGCTGGCCTATCTGGTGCTGATTCCCGCCATCAAGTTCTTCGGCTCGGCGCTAACGACGGCGCTGCCGCCCGGCAGAGTGCCGATCAGTGAAATGGACCCCGATGCCATTCGCGGCGCTTACGTGCTCTACATCGGTGCGGGCGCGGTGGCGGCGGGCGGCATCATTAGCATGATGCGCTCACTGCCGACCATCTGGCATGGCTTGAAAGGCGGCTTGAGCGACCTGCGCGGCGGGCAGGCGGCGCGGGCCGGTTTGGTTCGCACCGATCAAGACCTCTCGATGAAGTTTGTTCTCGGCGGCATCTTCGTGCTGCTGGCCATGATCGTCGGTTTCCCGCAGCTCGGCCTGCACTGGAACCTGCTCGGCGCCATTCTCATTGTCGCCTTCGGCTTCCTCTTCGTCACCGTCTCGTCAAGGCTGACCGGCGAGATTGGCTCGTCCTCAAATCCGATCTCTGGAATGACCGTGGCGACGCTGCTGCTCACCTGTTTGATCTTCCTGCTGGTTGGCTGGACGGGCTCGATTTACTATGTCACGGCGCTCTCCATCGGCGGCATCGTTTGCATCGCGGCATCGAATGGCGGCACGACATCACAGGATTTGAAGACCGGCTTTCTGGTCGGCGCGACGCCGAGGCATCAGCAGACCGCTATCCTCATAGGCGCGCTGGCGTCGGCACTGGTGCTTGGCCCGATTCTGCTGACGCTGAACGAAGCGGGCACGGTTTATGTGCCGCTGGCCAATAATCCTGAGATTGCTTTCCCGGCAGACTTCCGCGTTGACCCGGCGCAATTGCAGATGGAGAACGGTCAGCCGAAGACCGAACGACTGCAAGGCTCGCAGGGCGTCGACGACCAGACCAATTACCGTGTCTGGTACAGGGCCGATTCAGATGAAGCCAACGCGCAAAAGTACCTGGTTAACGATCAGGGCGTCCCGGTCTACATGGCCGACCCGGCCATCAACGGCACGCATAAAGTGCGGCCCGATGGCACGACGGTGACGAAGTTCGACGCACCGAAAGCAACCTTGATGAGTTACATCATCAAAGGCATCTTGAATCACAAACTGCCCTGGGGACTGGTGCTGCTCGGCGTGATGATCGCCATCGTTCTAGAGATGTCAGGGATTCCATCGCTCGCGTTCGCCGTCGGCGTCTACTTGCCGCTTTCGTCTTCGAGCCCTATCTTCATCGGCGGCCTGATTCGCTGGCTCGTAGACAAGTACGTGCGCAAGAAATTCGCCAAACACGATCTCACTGAAGATCAACTGGTGGCCGAAGGCGATAAGAGCCCCGGCGTGCTCATGGCCTCCGGCTATATCGCCGGCGCGGCGTTGGCCGGCATCATCTACGCCTTCTTGAATGGCCTGCCGAGTCTTGGCCCATTCAACAAGGCGGTTGAAGACTGGGCGGGCCAGAGCAACCCGTTCTACGGCGGTGCAAATGCCGACTTGCTGTCGTTGATTCCCTTCGTGATTATCTGCGTGCTGCTTTATCTGGCCGGGCGCGAAGTCATTCTCGCTGGCAAGAAGCGAGGCGCGCGCACTTGA
- the nagZ gene encoding beta-N-acetylhexosaminidase — protein MKLEHRIGQLLLIGLPGPQLDAPSRELLETVQPGGVLLMGHNIESAAQVAELNSAIRAVVQVPPLVAVDQEGGRVDRLKGIYSPMPAADLLRASGDASIAARLGEIAAEALRTLGFNVNFAPVLDVAVNDSVENGLKGRYLGSTPAKVVRLAGAYLEGLQRGGILGVGKHFPGLGHSVVDSHHQLPTIDRSRDQIAKEDLLPYTELFSKINARLNAVIVGHGHYPAIDGPSALPASLSKNIVNGLLREELGYKGLTLTDDLEMGAITATRDIAEAAVMAIEAGNDMALVTGSGQPERVLAAWQGMVEAAQKGRITKTHISRAFDHIARVKSMISPPQPQSEMAVARLRERIAELNLVLQHTK, from the coding sequence ATGAAATTAGAACACAGAATCGGCCAACTCTTATTGATCGGCTTACCCGGCCCACAGCTTGACGCGCCGTCGCGCGAGCTGCTCGAAACCGTCCAGCCGGGCGGCGTGCTGCTCATGGGTCACAATATCGAGAGCGCGGCGCAGGTCGCCGAGCTGAATAGCGCGATCCGCGCCGTCGTTCAGGTGCCGCCGCTCGTCGCCGTGGACCAGGAAGGCGGGCGCGTGGATCGCCTGAAGGGGATCTATTCGCCGATGCCCGCGGCTGATCTGCTGCGCGCTTCGGGCGACGCTTCGATAGCCGCGCGGCTCGGCGAGATCGCCGCCGAAGCGCTGCGCACGCTCGGCTTCAACGTCAATTTCGCGCCGGTGCTTGATGTCGCGGTGAACGATTCGGTCGAGAACGGTCTCAAGGGGCGCTACCTCGGCAGCACGCCGGCCAAGGTCGTGCGTCTGGCCGGGGCTTACCTCGAAGGCTTGCAGCGCGGCGGCATCCTCGGCGTCGGCAAACACTTTCCCGGCCTCGGCCATTCAGTCGTTGACTCGCACCATCAGTTGCCGACCATTGATCGCTCACGCGACCAGATCGCTAAAGAAGACCTGCTGCCTTACACCGAGCTATTCAGCAAGATCAATGCGCGGTTGAACGCCGTCATTGTCGGGCACGGTCACTACCCGGCGATTGATGGGCCTTCGGCGCTGCCGGCGTCGTTATCGAAGAACATCGTCAATGGCCTGTTGCGCGAAGAGTTGGGTTACAAGGGCCTGACGCTGACCGACGACCTGGAGATGGGCGCGATCACCGCGACGCGCGATATCGCCGAAGCCGCCGTTATGGCGATTGAGGCCGGTAACGATATGGCTTTGGTCACCGGATCGGGCCAGCCAGAGCGCGTCCTGGCCGCCTGGCAGGGCATGGTCGAAGCGGCGCAGAAGGGACGCATTACCAAGACCCATATCAGCCGCGCCTTCGACCACATCGCCCGCGTCAAATCGATGATCTCGCCGCCGCAACCGCAGAGCGAGATGGCCGTCGCCCGCCTGCGCGAGCGCATCGCCGAGCTCAACCTCGTGCTGCAACACACCAAGTAA
- a CDS encoding ABC transporter permease, which translates to MTGVTKFGFAVAGVMVLLAVLSPLLASWNRVQSQDLGARLDAPDAAHWMGRDQLGRDMMTRVIYGARVSMMVGLSVVTISAFFGVAIGSFAGYKGGWIDRLVSGFLFNVFLSFPGILLAIAMVAFLGPSLKNLILALSVIGWVGYARLMRAQVLKVREYDFVQAARALGASDFRILTKHILPNSIQPLIVQASLGMAGAILAEAGLSFLGLGVPEPIPSWGKMIDDSREFWFTAPHLFIFPGLMIALSVLSFNFIGDGLRERLDPKQRPR; encoded by the coding sequence ATGACTGGGGTTACGAAATTCGGATTCGCCGTGGCCGGCGTGATGGTGCTGCTGGCAGTGCTGTCGCCGCTGCTGGCGTCGTGGAATCGCGTGCAGAGCCAGGACCTCGGCGCGCGGCTCGATGCGCCCGACGCGGCGCACTGGATGGGGCGCGACCAGTTGGGCCGCGACATGATGACGCGGGTTATTTATGGGGCGCGCGTGTCGATGATGGTCGGCCTATCGGTGGTGACGATCTCGGCTTTCTTCGGCGTCGCCATCGGCTCGTTCGCCGGTTACAAAGGCGGCTGGATAGACCGCCTGGTCTCCGGGTTTCTCTTCAACGTCTTCCTGTCATTCCCCGGCATTCTCTTAGCCATCGCGATGGTCGCCTTTCTGGGGCCGAGTTTAAAGAATCTCATCCTCGCGCTCTCGGTCATCGGCTGGGTCGGCTATGCGCGGCTGATGCGCGCTCAAGTCTTGAAAGTCCGCGAGTATGATTTTGTGCAGGCGGCTCGCGCCCTCGGCGCAAGCGATTTCAGAATCCTTACGAAGCACATTCTCCCCAACTCGATTCAGCCGTTGATCGTGCAGGCATCGCTCGGCATGGCGGGCGCCATCCTGGCCGAAGCGGGTTTGAGCTTTCTCGGCCTCGGCGTGCCCGAGCCCATCCCGTCGTGGGGCAAGATGATTGACGACTCGCGCGAGTTCTGGTTCACCGCGCCGCATCTGTTCATCTTTCCCGGCCTGATGATCGCGCTCTCGGTTCTCTCCTTCAACTTCATCGGCGACGGCCTGCGCGAGCGCCTCGATCCCAAGCAACGCCCACGTTGA
- the mtnA gene encoding S-methyl-5-thioribose-1-phosphate isomerase, translated as MIKTIEWTDEGVVMIDQRRLPNEELYPVFQSYEEVARAIEEMVVRGAPAIGVAAAMGVALGMKQSQATTAEAFEQDFHQTCQRLAETRPTAVNLFWAIERMRWNFNHARREGRSLDQIRRDLVNEALAMHREDIAANQRMGQFGAELIPDQATILTHCNAGALATAGYGTALGVIRAAVEAGKRIKVFADETRPFLQGARLTAWELAKDDIPVTLITDNMAGHFLKAGEVDAVIVGADRIAANGDVANKIGTYMVAVAAHENNVPFYVAAPLSTVDLKLNSGDQIPIESRAAREVTHFRDQPVAPEGIDVANPAFDVTPHRYISAIITDAGVAREPYDMSLGALFESKL; from the coding sequence ATGATTAAGACGATTGAATGGACTGATGAAGGCGTCGTGATGATCGATCAGCGGCGCCTGCCGAACGAAGAGCTTTATCCCGTCTTCCAATCTTACGAAGAAGTCGCCCGCGCTATTGAAGAGATGGTGGTGCGCGGCGCGCCAGCCATCGGCGTTGCGGCAGCGATGGGCGTCGCCCTGGGCATGAAGCAATCGCAGGCAACAACCGCCGAAGCCTTCGAGCAGGACTTTCATCAGACCTGTCAGCGGCTGGCAGAGACTCGCCCGACGGCGGTCAATCTCTTCTGGGCCATCGAGCGCATGCGCTGGAACTTCAACCACGCCCGCCGCGAAGGCCGCTCGCTTGACCAAATCCGGCGCGACCTCGTCAACGAAGCGCTCGCCATGCACCGCGAAGACATCGCCGCCAATCAGCGCATGGGACAGTTCGGCGCCGAGCTGATCCCCGACCAGGCAACCATCCTGACGCACTGCAACGCCGGGGCGCTGGCGACCGCCGGGTACGGCACGGCGCTCGGCGTCATCCGCGCCGCGGTCGAAGCCGGCAAGCGCATCAAAGTCTTTGCAGACGAAACGCGCCCGTTCCTGCAAGGCGCGCGGTTGACCGCCTGGGAGCTGGCGAAAGACGACATCCCCGTGACTTTGATTACAGACAACATGGCCGGGCACTTTTTGAAGGCGGGAGAGGTAGACGCGGTGATCGTCGGCGCCGACCGCATCGCCGCCAACGGCGACGTCGCCAACAAGATCGGCACTTATATGGTCGCGGTGGCGGCGCACGAGAACAACGTTCCTTTCTATGTCGCCGCGCCGCTCTCGACCGTTGACTTGAAGTTGAACTCCGGCGACCAGATTCCCATCGAATCGCGCGCCGCCCGCGAGGTGACGCACTTTCGCGACCAGCCGGTGGCCCCCGAGGGCATCGACGTCGCCAACCCGGCCTTTGACGTGACGCCGCACCGTTACATCTCGGCCATCATCACCGATGCCGGCGTCGCGCGCGAGCCATACGACATGAGTCTGGGGGCGCTGTTCGAGAGCAAACTATGA
- a CDS encoding D-glycerate dehydrogenase, with protein MTSKAIRIFATADIGDAAWRRLRERGYEVEIYGEPEAPPQSLIIEKIKSGIDGLITTLRDRIDETVFAAGRDRLRVVAQLAVGVDNIDRAAANRYRIPFTNTPDVLTEATAEFALFMLGAVSRRLYSSEAEVREQRWSYWHPYLPFLGDEVTGKTVAVIGAGRIGKAFAAKCIGLDMDILLHARHSRDERFVTFADREMQLRFDAGFARRRRTVSYVTFEEALEGADYVSLHVPLIQPRQSAAPTLHLINQPAFERMKPTAYLINTARGPVVDEAALVAALINGQIAGAALDVFAREPLPADSPLRDERLKDRLRLFHHFASGTRETRLSADADVGMAGRCVQGLIDVIEGHYGGDPSRMPFVVNKEAFE; from the coding sequence ATGACGAGTAAAGCGATCCGAATCTTTGCGACCGCAGACATCGGCGACGCGGCATGGCGGCGTTTGCGGGAGCGCGGCTATGAAGTCGAAATCTACGGCGAGCCGGAAGCGCCGCCTCAGTCGCTCATCATCGAAAAGATTAAGAGCGGCATTGATGGTCTGATTACGACCCTGCGCGACCGGATCGATGAAACCGTCTTTGCCGCCGGGCGCGACCGTCTGCGGGTCGTCGCGCAACTGGCAGTCGGCGTCGATAACATTGATCGCGCCGCCGCCAACCGATACCGCATCCCTTTCACCAACACGCCCGACGTCTTGACCGAAGCGACCGCCGAATTCGCCCTTTTCATGCTCGGCGCGGTGTCGCGGCGGCTCTACTCATCGGAAGCCGAAGTGCGCGAGCAGCGCTGGAGCTACTGGCACCCTTACCTTCCGTTTCTCGGCGATGAAGTGACCGGCAAGACGGTCGCGGTGATTGGTGCGGGGCGCATCGGCAAAGCCTTCGCCGCAAAATGTATCGGCCTCGATATGGACATCCTGCTGCACGCCCGCCATTCGCGCGATGAGCGCTTTGTCACCTTCGCTGACCGTGAGATGCAGTTGCGCTTTGACGCCGGATTTGCGCGCCGGCGGCGGACAGTGAGCTATGTTACTTTTGAAGAGGCGCTGGAGGGCGCAGACTATGTCAGCCTGCATGTGCCGCTGATTCAGCCGCGGCAATCCGCCGCGCCGACCCTTCACCTGATCAACCAGCCAGCTTTCGAGCGCATGAAGCCGACCGCCTATCTGATCAACACGGCGCGCGGCCCGGTCGTTGACGAAGCGGCGCTGGTCGCCGCGCTCATCAATGGACAGATCGCCGGCGCGGCGCTCGATGTCTTCGCGCGCGAGCCGCTGCCGGCAGATTCACCGCTGCGTGACGAGCGCTTGAAGGATCGCCTGCGACTCTTTCACCACTTTGCTTCGGGGACACGCGAGACGCGCTTGTCTGCGGACGCCGACGTCGGCATGGCCGGGCGCTGTGTGCAGGGCTTGATCGATGTCATCGAAGGCCACTATGGCGGCGACCCGTCGCGCATGCCGTTTGTGGTCAACAAAGAAGCGTTCGAATGA
- the nikB gene encoding nickel ABC transporter permease: MRGFAFAVARRLLFIIPVLWAVVTLVFLLIHIVPGDPALTLVGENATQEQYQAARAELGLDKPLLTQYTDYLKGLVRGDWGSNPVTHEAVLKRIAARYPATIKLAIAAMIIATLLSIPLGVTAATHKGSAIDSLSTFVALLGISLPSFALGPLLVLVFSVQLGMTPVSGAGGLAHLILPAVTLGAGLSAVLTRIVRSSVLEELGEDYVRTARAKGLPERRVIYKHVLKNGLIPVVTVLGLQFGVLLAGAIITERVFSWPGVGSLLVDSISERDYKLTQGCILVIAATYVLVNSATDLVYRFLDPRIKVE; this comes from the coding sequence ATGCGAGGATTCGCGTTTGCTGTCGCGCGGCGACTGCTGTTCATCATCCCGGTTCTATGGGCCGTCGTCACGCTCGTCTTCCTGCTCATCCACATCGTGCCCGGCGACCCGGCCTTAACGCTGGTCGGCGAAAACGCCACGCAGGAGCAGTACCAGGCGGCGCGCGCCGAGCTTGGCCTGGACAAGCCGCTGCTCACGCAATACACCGATTACTTGAAGGGCCTGGTGCGCGGCGACTGGGGCAGCAACCCGGTGACTCACGAGGCTGTGCTCAAGCGCATCGCCGCGCGCTACCCGGCAACAATCAAATTAGCCATCGCCGCGATGATCATCGCCACACTGCTGTCGATTCCGCTCGGCGTCACTGCGGCGACTCACAAAGGTTCTGCCATTGACAGCCTGTCGACGTTTGTTGCCCTGCTCGGCATCTCGCTGCCGAGCTTTGCGCTTGGGCCGCTGCTGGTGCTGGTCTTCTCGGTCCAGCTCGGCATGACGCCGGTGTCGGGCGCAGGCGGGCTGGCGCACTTGATCCTGCCGGCGGTGACGCTCGGCGCAGGGCTTTCGGCGGTGCTGACGCGCATCGTCCGTTCAAGCGTGCTTGAAGAGCTTGGCGAGGATTACGTGCGCACGGCGCGCGCCAAAGGGTTGCCCGAACGGCGCGTCATCTACAAGCACGTTTTGAAGAACGGCTTGATTCCCGTAGTCACCGTGCTCGGCCTGCAATTCGGCGTCCTGCTTGCGGGCGCGATCATCACCGAGCGCGTCTTCTCGTGGCCCGGCGTCGGCAGCCTGCTCGTAGATTCAATCAGTGAGCGAGATTACAAACTGACGCAGGGCTGTATTCTGGTCATCGCGGCGACCTATGTGCTGGTCAACTCCGCGACCGACCTCGTCTATCGCTTCCTCGATCCGCGAATCAAAGTTGAGTGA
- a CDS encoding HNH endonuclease signature motif containing protein translates to MKSYLLDTRGHRCEVCGITEWMGRAAPLELDHRDGNPLNNQLDNVRLICPNCHAQTATYKGKNMGSGRYARRERYAAGRSY, encoded by the coding sequence TTGAAAAGTTACCTGCTCGACACGCGCGGGCATCGTTGCGAAGTCTGCGGCATCACGGAGTGGATGGGGCGGGCGGCACCGCTCGAACTCGATCACCGCGATGGCAATCCGTTGAACAATCAACTCGACAACGTGCGCCTGATCTGCCCGAACTGCCACGCGCAGACCGCGACCTACAAAGGCAAGAACATGGGCAGCGGGCGTTACGCGCGCCGCGAGCGCTACGCCGCGGGCCGCAGTTATTGA